In the Arachis ipaensis cultivar K30076 chromosome B10, Araip1.1, whole genome shotgun sequence genome, one interval contains:
- the LOC107623580 gene encoding flavonoid 3'-monooxygenase, which yields MVSSWSIAFATIALAILIYRIVKFVTRPSLPLPPGPKPWPIIGNLPHLGPVPHHAIAALAKVHGPLMHLRLGMVDVVVAASAKVAEQFLKVHDANFSSRPPNAGAKYIAYNYQDLVFAPYGPRWRMLRKISSLHLFSAKALDDFKHLRQGEVARLTKNIASSTDTSKAVNLGQLLNVCTTNALARVMIGRRVFNDGNGGCDPRADEFKSMVVEVMVLAGVFNIGDFIPCLEWLDLQGVQAKMKKLHKRFDSFLTSIVEEHKKNPNKSEKHKDMLSTLLSLQEASDDNDGTKLTDTEIKALLLNMFTAGTDTSSSTTEWAIAELIRNPRIMGQVQNELDSVVGRERHVTEEDLPNLPYLQAVVKETFRLHPSTPLSLPRVAAKSCEILGYHIPEGATLLVNVWAIARDPKEWAEPLEFRPERFLKGGEKADVDVRGNDFEVIPFGAGRRICAGMTLGLRMVQLLTATLVHSFDWELEGGLKQEDLNMDEAYGLTLQRALPLSVHPKPRLSSHVYSSSE from the exons ATGGTGTCTTCATGGAGTATTGCCTTTGCCACAATCGCTTTGGCAATCCTCATATACCGTATCGTCAAGTTTGTTACCCGGCCGTCGTTACCACTACCCCCGGGCCCAAAGCCGTGGCCAATAATAGGAAACTTGCCACACTTGGGCCCAGTGCCCCACCATGCTATTGCAGCCCTAGCCAAAGTGCATGGTCCTCTCATGCACCTTAGACTAGGGATGGTAGACGTGGTGGTGGCCGCATCGGCGAAAGTAGCGGAGCAGTTCTTGAAGGTGCACGACGCCAATTTCAGTAGCAGGCCCCCAAATGCAGGGGCAAAGTACATAGCATATAACTATCAAGATCTTGTGTTTGCACCTTACGGACCAAGGTGGAGGATGCTCAGGAAAATTAGCTCACTTCATCTTTTCTCTGCCAAGGCCTTGGATGATTTCAAACACTTGCGTCAG GGAGAGGTTGCAAGATTGACCAAGAACATAGCAAGTAGCACAGACACATCAAAAGCTGTGAACTTAGGACAACTGTTAAATGTATGCACCACAAATGCATTGGCCAGGGTAATGATAGGAAGGAGAGTGTTCAATGATGGAAATGGTGGGTGTGATCCAAGAGCTGATGAGTTCAAATCAATGGTCGTGGAGGTTATGGTTTTGGCTGGAGTCTTCAACATTGGTGACTTTATTCCTTGTTTGGAGTGGCTAGACCTTCAAGGGGTCCAAGCCAAGATGAAGAAATTGCATAAGAGGTTTGATTCATTCTTAACAAGCATTGTTGAGGAGCACAAGAAGAATCCCAACAAAAGTGAGAAGCATAAGGATATGTTGAGTACTTTGTTGTCACTTCAAGAGGCTTCCGATGATAATGATGGCACCAAACTCACAGACACCGAGATCAAAGCTTTGCTTCTG AATATGTTTACTGCAGGAACAGACACATCATCAAGCACTACAGAATGGGCAATTGCAGAACTAATAAGGAACCCAAGAATCATGGGGCAAGTCCAGAATGAATTAGACAGTGTAGTAGGAAGGGAAAGGCACGTGACAGAAGAGGACTTGCCCAATTTGCCATACCTTCAAGCAGTGGTCAAAGAAACCTTCCGTTTGCACCCATCAACCCCACTTTCCCTCCCAAGAGTGGCAGCAAAGAGCTGTGAGATCTTAGGGTACCACATCCCAGAAGGTGCAACGCTCTTGGTCAATGTTTGGGCCATAGCCCGTGATCCAAAGGAATGGGCTGAACCATTGGAGTTCAGGCCCGAGAGGTTCCTAAAGGGTGGTGAGAAGGCTGATGTTGATGTTAGGGGGAATGACTTTGAGGTCATTCCCTTTGGTGCTGGGAGAAGGATATGTGCTGGGATGACTCTTGGGCTTAGAATGGTTCAGCTCTTGACAGCAACCTTGGTCCACTCATTTGATTGGGAGCTTGAGGGTGGCCTTAAACAGGAGGACCTCAACATGGATGAAGCATATGGGCTTACCCTTCAACGAGCTTTGCCTCTTTCGGTGCATCCAAAGCCCAGGCTTTCTTCTCATGTTTACTCATCATCTGAATAA